One Granulicella sp. 5B5 DNA window includes the following coding sequences:
- a CDS encoding ATP-binding protein: MNSQRLIAVLKWSTAAVVLAGIVAACHLKLHVNQTTVALTLLLYILFLAARWGLRYAVVMSIAATFLYNYFFLPPIGTLTISDPQNWLALFAFLATSVVGARLSERVREEAEDARLRQREIEVLYGLSRELLQTENVAGLLNAIAPAVMLVTHADAVALYLLDGDRRYLAGDPAAIPMDEIGMRQHALTLAGADTVTDTVTATHFGVLESRIPIRVGVRPRGLLIIKGVHLSTDSLDAIGSLVSIALDRAQALDSVTRAEAAKESERLRSLMIDSITHELRTPLTSIKASATTLLIHDPCGPNALDAASQRDLLTVIDEETDRLNRLVSEAVEMAQLDAQEVHMAFTPTDLVTVVDAAVDASSAVLADHDLHQHIPQLPPILADAGYIEKVLINLLENAAKYSAPGTPIFISAERHPVTVTLSVADHGQGIDSSEQELIFERFYRANSVSRHTSGTGMGLAISRAIMEAHHGSLTVTSQLGEGSVFSITLPLASQSLV, from the coding sequence GGAATTGTAGCCGCTTGCCACCTCAAGCTCCACGTCAACCAGACCACCGTCGCTCTCACACTGCTTCTCTACATCCTCTTCCTCGCCGCGCGATGGGGCCTCCGCTACGCGGTCGTCATGTCCATCGCGGCCACGTTTCTCTACAACTACTTCTTCCTCCCGCCCATCGGCACGCTCACCATCAGCGACCCCCAGAACTGGCTTGCGCTCTTCGCTTTTCTGGCAACCTCCGTCGTCGGTGCGCGCCTCTCCGAGCGCGTCCGCGAAGAAGCCGAGGACGCCCGCCTGCGCCAGCGCGAGATTGAAGTCCTCTACGGCCTCAGCCGCGAGCTCCTGCAGACCGAAAACGTCGCTGGCCTGCTCAACGCCATCGCCCCCGCGGTGATGCTCGTCACGCACGCCGACGCCGTCGCGCTCTATCTCCTCGACGGCGACCGCCGCTACCTCGCCGGCGACCCCGCCGCCATCCCCATGGACGAGATCGGCATGCGCCAGCACGCACTCACCCTCGCCGGCGCCGACACCGTCACCGATACCGTCACTGCCACCCACTTCGGCGTCCTCGAGTCGCGCATCCCCATCCGCGTCGGCGTCCGCCCCCGCGGCCTCCTCATCATCAAAGGCGTCCATCTCTCCACCGACTCCCTCGACGCCATCGGCAGCCTCGTCAGCATCGCCCTCGACCGCGCCCAGGCCCTCGACAGCGTCACCCGCGCCGAGGCCGCCAAGGAAAGCGAGCGCCTCCGCTCCCTCATGATCGACTCCATCACCCACGAGCTCCGCACCCCACTCACCTCCATCAAGGCCTCCGCCACCACGCTCCTCATACACGACCCCTGCGGTCCCAACGCTTTAGACGCCGCCTCCCAGCGCGACCTCCTCACCGTCATCGACGAGGAGACCGACCGCCTCAACCGCCTCGTCTCCGAGGCTGTCGAGATGGCCCAGCTCGACGCCCAGGAGGTCCACATGGCCTTCACGCCCACCGATCTCGTCACCGTCGTTGACGCCGCCGTCGATGCCTCCTCCGCCGTCCTCGCAGACCACGACCTCCACCAGCACATCCCCCAGCTTCCACCCATCCTCGCCGACGCCGGCTACATTGAAAAAGTCCTCATCAACCTCCTCGAAAACGCCGCGAAGTACTCCGCTCCCGGCACCCCCATCTTCATCTCGGCCGAGCGCCACCCCGTCACCGTCACCCTCTCCGTCGCCGACCACGGCCAGGGCATCGACTCCTCCGAACAGGAGCTCATCTTCGAGCGCTTCTACCGCGCCAACTCCGTCAGCCGCCACACCTCCGGCACCGGCATGGGCCTCGCCATCAGCCGCGCCATCATGGAGGCCCACCACGGTTCCCTCACCGTCACCAGCCAACTCGGCGAAGGCTCCGTCTTCTCCATCACCCTCCCGCTCGCCTCCCAATCCCTTGTCTGA
- a CDS encoding Stp1/IreP family PP2C-type Ser/Thr phosphatase, translating to MFVLPKIEAAARTDVGLRRRSNQDSFGTDEELGLYVVCDGMGGAAGGEVASRIAVDTFLEIARQELLTLNDKNADCTRCALTRAAAAANRAVLTRANFDIALRGMGTTLVAARVTGDSVTVLNVGDSRAYLFTANGASQLTLDHSYVAEQVRRGLLTEAEAERSSFQSVITRAIGVDQDVTPDLYDATLTPGDSLLLCSDGLTRHVTREELAQIVTDTANEPADETCARMIALANAHGGSDNITCLLLRANPA from the coding sequence ATGTTCGTCCTCCCGAAGATCGAAGCCGCTGCCCGCACCGACGTCGGTCTTCGCCGCCGCAGCAACCAGGACAGCTTCGGCACCGACGAAGAGCTCGGCCTCTATGTCGTCTGCGACGGCATGGGTGGCGCAGCCGGCGGCGAGGTCGCCAGCCGCATCGCAGTTGACACCTTCCTCGAAATCGCCCGTCAGGAACTCCTCACCCTCAACGACAAGAATGCCGACTGTACCCGCTGCGCCCTCACCCGCGCCGCCGCTGCCGCCAACCGCGCCGTCCTCACCCGTGCGAACTTCGACATCGCCCTCCGCGGCATGGGCACCACCCTCGTCGCCGCGCGCGTCACGGGTGACTCCGTCACGGTCCTCAACGTAGGTGACAGCCGTGCTTATCTCTTCACCGCCAACGGCGCCTCCCAGCTCACGCTCGACCACTCCTACGTCGCCGAGCAGGTCCGCCGCGGCCTCCTCACCGAAGCCGAAGCCGAGCGCTCCAGCTTCCAGTCCGTCATCACCCGCGCCATCGGCGTCGACCAGGACGTCACCCCCGACCTCTACGACGCCACCCTCACCCCCGGCGACTCGCTCCTCCTCTGTTCCGACGGCCTCACCCGCCACGTCACCCGCGAAGAACTCGCCCAGATCGTCACCGACACCGCCAACGAACCCGCCGACGAAACATGTGCCCGCATGATCGCCCTCGCCAACGCCCACGGCGGTTCCGACAACATCACATGCCTCCTCCTCCGCGCCAATCCCGCATAG
- a CDS encoding TIGR03435 family protein — MKRMAIAALTLLVFVVSCRRMPGQAPANTPVAASPTFAVTTVKPNTTGSQDASTEMSGGIFTATNVTLKRMIASRAYGISDARIFGGPKWMGSAKFDMQAKMESADAQRVKTLDRAHRRAMQQPMFQQMLADRFKLAVHWETREMPVYELVVGKKGSLLTPANPTEGGSGIDSDDNSLVATNVTLDELAQTLTQELQRDLGRVVVDKTGLSGRYDVKLKWTPEDDGTPGQQAADAPPTILTAIQEQLGLKLEPSKGPVKVLVIDHVEMPKGN; from the coding sequence ATGAAGCGGATGGCTATTGCAGCGCTGACATTGCTGGTGTTCGTGGTCTCGTGCCGCCGGATGCCGGGGCAAGCTCCGGCTAATACGCCGGTGGCGGCTTCTCCGACGTTCGCGGTGACTACCGTAAAACCCAATACCACTGGCAGTCAGGACGCCAGCACGGAGATGTCGGGCGGCATCTTCACGGCGACGAATGTCACGTTGAAACGGATGATAGCAAGCCGGGCGTACGGGATCTCCGATGCAAGGATTTTTGGTGGACCGAAGTGGATGGGCTCAGCCAAGTTCGACATGCAGGCGAAGATGGAGTCCGCCGATGCCCAGAGGGTGAAGACTCTGGACCGCGCACACCGGAGAGCCATGCAGCAGCCGATGTTTCAGCAGATGCTGGCTGACCGCTTCAAGCTGGCGGTCCATTGGGAGACGCGCGAGATGCCGGTGTATGAGCTGGTGGTGGGCAAAAAGGGATCGTTGCTGACTCCGGCAAACCCCACGGAGGGCGGGTCGGGCATCGATTCCGACGATAACTCACTTGTGGCAACCAATGTGACGCTGGATGAGCTGGCACAAACATTGACGCAGGAGCTGCAGCGGGACCTGGGACGCGTGGTGGTGGACAAGACCGGGCTGAGCGGACGCTACGACGTGAAGCTGAAGTGGACTCCGGAGGATGACGGAACGCCGGGTCAGCAAGCCGCCGATGCTCCACCAACGATCCTTACGGCGATCCAGGAGCAGCTGGGGTTGAAGCTTGAGCCCTCGAAGGGGCCGGTGAAGGTGCTGGTCATCGACCATGTGGAGATGCCCAAGGGGAATTAG
- a CDS encoding dienelactone hydrolase family protein, translating into MIVIDTEYQDLATPSGPMRTHLVRPAAPGKYPGIILFSEIFQVTAPIRRTALQLAGHGYVVAVPEVYHEYEPLGSVLAYDQAGSDRGNALKTTKPVKQYDDDARVVLDYLASREDCSGKLGVMGICMGGHLAFRAAMNPQVRGAVCFYATDIHKGGLGEGMHDDSMARAGEIKGELLMVWGRQDPHIPTEGRMKVLNRLNEVETRLNWHEVNGAHAFLRDEGVRYDPDLARSMFGLALDLFHRTLAVG; encoded by the coding sequence ATGATTGTCATCGACACCGAATACCAAGACCTCGCCACCCCCTCGGGCCCCATGCGCACCCACCTCGTCCGCCCCGCGGCTCCCGGTAAGTATCCCGGAATCATCCTCTTCTCCGAAATCTTTCAAGTCACGGCTCCTATTCGCCGCACCGCCTTGCAACTCGCCGGTCACGGCTACGTCGTTGCCGTCCCGGAGGTCTATCACGAGTACGAACCCCTCGGCTCCGTCCTCGCCTACGACCAGGCTGGCTCCGACAGAGGCAACGCGCTCAAGACCACCAAGCCCGTCAAGCAGTACGACGACGACGCCCGCGTCGTGCTCGACTACCTCGCCTCCCGCGAGGACTGCTCCGGTAAGCTCGGCGTCATGGGCATCTGCATGGGCGGCCACCTCGCCTTCCGCGCCGCTATGAACCCCCAGGTCCGCGGCGCTGTTTGCTTCTACGCCACCGACATCCACAAAGGCGGCCTCGGCGAAGGCATGCACGACGACTCCATGGCCCGCGCCGGCGAGATCAAAGGCGAGCTCCTCATGGTCTGGGGCCGCCAGGACCCCCACATCCCCACCGAGGGCCGCATGAAGGTCCTCAACCGCCTCAACGAGGTCGAAACCCGCCTCAACTGGCACGAAGTCAATGGCGCTCACGCCTTCCTCCGCGACGAAGGCGTCCGCTACGACCCCGACCTCGCCCGCTCCATGTTCGGCCTCGCCCTCGACCTCTTCCACCGCACCCTCGCCGTCGGCTAG
- a CDS encoding ATP-binding cassette domain-containing protein codes for MVGRLTEAEVSERLAAGTPVVEFRDVSIGFDGHQVLKNISFAVAHGETRIILGPAGGGKSVLMKLTNGLLMADSGEVLVVGQPLNELNEKEIFSLRAHVGMVFQESALFDSIDVEDNVAYRLEEEHVPEAEIHERVVEALRFVELEKAIAKYPPELSGGMRRRVSIARAIISRPDLILYDSPTGGLDPITSTTIIELVVKQRDVSHTTSLLITHRLQDAFTLATHRFDQQAGHMVPIPNGGIDPGTKFLVINEGRVVFDGSTEELVRTSNPWLRAYIS; via the coding sequence ATGGTGGGACGCCTGACCGAAGCGGAGGTCTCCGAGCGTTTGGCCGCAGGAACGCCTGTGGTGGAGTTTCGCGATGTTTCGATTGGTTTTGACGGGCACCAGGTGCTGAAGAACATCAGTTTTGCGGTGGCCCATGGGGAGACCAGAATTATCCTGGGGCCGGCGGGCGGCGGCAAGAGCGTGCTGATGAAGCTGACCAATGGCCTGCTGATGGCCGACAGTGGGGAGGTTCTGGTTGTAGGACAGCCACTGAACGAACTGAACGAGAAGGAGATATTCAGCCTTCGCGCGCATGTGGGAATGGTGTTCCAGGAGAGCGCGCTGTTCGATTCGATCGACGTGGAGGACAACGTCGCCTACCGGCTGGAGGAGGAGCATGTGCCGGAGGCGGAGATCCACGAGCGGGTGGTGGAGGCGCTGCGGTTTGTGGAACTGGAGAAGGCGATTGCGAAGTATCCGCCGGAGCTGAGCGGCGGCATGCGGCGGCGGGTTTCGATTGCGCGGGCGATCATCAGCAGGCCGGACCTGATTTTGTACGATTCGCCTACCGGTGGGCTGGACCCGATCACGTCGACGACCATCATTGAGCTGGTGGTGAAGCAGCGGGATGTGTCGCATACGACTTCCCTGCTGATTACGCACCGGCTGCAGGACGCGTTTACGCTGGCGACTCACCGGTTCGACCAGCAGGCCGGGCACATGGTGCCGATACCGAATGGCGGGATCGATCCGGGGACGAAGTTCCTGGTGATCAACGAGGGGCGGGTGGTCTTCGACGGGTCGACGGAGGAGCTGGTGCGGACCAGCAATCCGTGGCTGCGGGCGTATATCAGCTAG
- a CDS encoding ABC transporter permease, protein MPLTSPEAFAKKIVGSIQEYALLCARIIGNLFSTPRYIADTYTQMDSIGFGSLPIVVLTGFFTGCVLALQAAVTLKQFGAINMTGRLVSLSMVKELGPVLTGLMVSGRNTSGMASELGSMKVSEQIDAMRALGTDPIRKLVAPRLVASVVMLFFLTIIADACGMAGGAAVSVLLLRLNAATFLHTSYMSLQYGDVVEGLVKPLFSGFIIATVGCYYGLKTTGGTRGVGKATTQAVVVSSVFIILVDFLVTQLMIGIFGR, encoded by the coding sequence ATGCCACTTACTTCCCCAGAAGCGTTCGCGAAGAAGATCGTCGGTTCGATCCAGGAGTACGCGCTGCTCTGCGCGCGCATCATCGGGAACCTGTTCTCAACGCCGCGGTACATTGCGGACACGTATACGCAAATGGACTCGATCGGATTCGGATCGCTGCCGATCGTGGTGCTGACCGGATTCTTTACCGGCTGCGTGCTGGCACTGCAGGCGGCTGTGACACTGAAACAGTTCGGCGCGATCAACATGACCGGGCGGCTGGTCTCGCTCTCGATGGTGAAGGAGCTGGGGCCGGTGCTGACGGGACTGATGGTGAGCGGCCGGAACACGTCGGGCATGGCCAGCGAGCTGGGCTCGATGAAGGTCTCCGAGCAGATTGATGCGATGCGGGCACTGGGGACGGACCCGATTCGCAAGCTGGTGGCGCCGCGGCTGGTGGCCTCGGTGGTGATGCTGTTCTTCCTGACGATCATCGCGGACGCCTGCGGGATGGCGGGCGGTGCAGCGGTGTCCGTGCTGCTGCTGCGGCTGAATGCAGCGACGTTCCTGCACACCTCGTATATGTCGCTGCAGTATGGCGACGTGGTGGAGGGGCTGGTGAAGCCGCTGTTCTCCGGGTTCATCATCGCCACAGTGGGCTGCTACTACGGGCTGAAGACGACGGGCGGAACGCGCGGCGTTGGTAAGGCTACGACGCAGGCGGTGGTGGTTTCGTCGGTGTTCATCATCCTGGTGGACTTTCTGGTGACGCAGCTAATGATCGGGATCTTTGGGAGGTAG
- a CDS encoding alcohol dehydrogenase catalytic domain-containing protein produces the protein MATLLHRDGTDTMTAAVLRGKEDLRIEQMPIPTAGPGELVLRVGAALTCGTDLKVYRRGYHAKMLTLDRLFGHELAGTVIEAGKGVTRFKVGDRVVPLNSAPCDACFFCKAGQQNLCDDLLFNNGAYAEYIRIPARIVEKNTLLLPDAMPFQHAALTEPLACVMRGLEESNATAGKTAIVLGAGPIGLLFIHAAALEGLHVIAVVKRKDQVATAKHFGAAQVVRLADVEDSIAAARALTPEGRGADIVFEAVATPEAWQWAVQMARKGGLVNLFGGPPAGTTAAFDTNLIHYSDLTIKASFHHTPSTARRAFDLLRSGRFLCDDFITGSASLEDVPEVFRRMLTRPAEGTAPEIKTAIYPQQAITAAEPLTAVEAA, from the coding sequence ATGGCCACTCTGCTCCACCGCGACGGAACCGATACCATGACCGCCGCCGTTCTGCGCGGCAAAGAGGACTTGCGTATTGAGCAGATGCCCATCCCCACCGCTGGCCCGGGCGAACTCGTCCTCCGCGTCGGTGCCGCGCTTACCTGTGGCACGGACCTCAAGGTCTACCGCCGCGGCTACCACGCGAAGATGCTCACCCTCGACCGCCTCTTCGGCCACGAACTCGCCGGGACCGTCATCGAGGCAGGGAAGGGCGTCACCCGCTTCAAAGTCGGTGACCGCGTCGTCCCGCTCAACTCCGCACCCTGCGACGCCTGTTTCTTCTGCAAGGCCGGCCAGCAGAACCTCTGCGACGACCTCCTCTTCAACAACGGCGCCTACGCCGAGTACATCCGTATCCCCGCCCGCATCGTCGAAAAGAACACCCTCTTGCTCCCCGATGCGATGCCCTTCCAGCACGCCGCGCTCACCGAGCCGCTGGCCTGCGTCATGCGCGGTTTGGAGGAGTCAAACGCCACTGCAGGCAAGACGGCCATCGTCCTCGGAGCCGGCCCCATCGGCCTGCTCTTCATCCACGCCGCCGCGCTGGAAGGCCTGCACGTCATCGCCGTCGTCAAGCGCAAGGATCAGGTCGCCACCGCAAAGCACTTCGGCGCCGCACAGGTCGTCCGCCTTGCCGACGTCGAAGATTCCATCGCCGCCGCCCGCGCCCTCACGCCGGAAGGCCGCGGCGCGGACATCGTCTTCGAAGCCGTCGCCACTCCCGAGGCCTGGCAGTGGGCTGTTCAGATGGCCCGCAAAGGTGGCCTCGTCAACCTCTTCGGCGGCCCGCCCGCCGGCACTACCGCCGCCTTCGATACCAATTTGATCCACTACTCTGACCTCACCATCAAGGCCAGCTTCCACCACACGCCGTCGACCGCCCGCCGCGCCTTCGATCTACTCCGCTCCGGCCGCTTCCTCTGCGACGACTTCATCACCGGCTCCGCTTCGCTTGAAGACGTCCCCGAAGTCTTCCGCCGCATGCTCACGCGCCCCGCCGAAGGCACCGCACCGGAGATCAAGACTGCCATCTACCCACAGCAGGCCATCACCGCGGCCGAGCCTCTTACTGCAGTGGAGGCCGCATGA
- the hpnC gene encoding squalene synthase HpnC, which produces MSTTLATPVSDQLIGAPELYRTPAQRPSLAEAQQWCKTLATTHYENFHVATFFLPSALRPHFHSVYAFCRTSDDLGDEVADTATATRLLSEWRAMLHECFATPALSRHPVFIALQPTIAQCNLPIEPFDDLISAFERDQVYTHHATLATLEDYSRYSANPVGRLVLLVSGYRSDELMQLSDEICTGLQLANFYQDIVEDRERGRRYIPADVMARFNVSDEQLIARHFDANVRAMMHSLVEDARARLLRGQRIVTLVDAELAATLSLFVKGGLAILDAIAAQDYDTLASRPVVTKAAKLRLLGGALWGKLTSAFRPRPGKTQA; this is translated from the coding sequence ATGAGCACAACTCTTGCAACACCGGTCTCCGATCAGCTCATCGGCGCGCCCGAGCTCTACCGCACACCGGCACAGCGCCCATCGCTCGCCGAAGCCCAGCAGTGGTGCAAGACCCTCGCCACCACACACTACGAAAACTTTCATGTCGCCACGTTCTTCCTTCCGTCGGCTCTGCGCCCGCACTTCCACAGTGTTTACGCCTTCTGCCGTACCTCCGACGATCTCGGCGACGAGGTAGCCGACACCGCAACCGCAACCCGCCTACTCTCCGAGTGGCGCGCCATGCTGCACGAGTGCTTCGCTACCCCTGCACTCTCGCGTCACCCTGTCTTTATCGCGCTGCAGCCAACCATCGCACAGTGCAACCTGCCCATCGAGCCCTTCGACGACCTCATCTCCGCCTTCGAGCGCGACCAGGTCTACACGCACCATGCCACGCTCGCCACGCTCGAAGACTACTCACGCTACTCCGCCAACCCCGTCGGCCGTCTCGTCCTCCTCGTCAGCGGTTACCGCTCTGACGAGCTGATGCAACTCTCCGACGAGATCTGCACCGGCCTACAGCTCGCCAACTTCTATCAGGACATCGTCGAGGACCGCGAACGTGGCCGCCGCTACATCCCCGCCGACGTCATGGCCCGCTTTAACGTCTCCGACGAGCAGCTCATCGCCCGTCACTTCGATGCCAACGTCCGTGCCATGATGCACTCCCTTGTCGAAGACGCCCGCGCCCGCCTGCTTCGCGGCCAGCGCATCGTCACGCTCGTCGACGCCGAACTCGCCGCAACGCTCTCACTCTTCGTCAAAGGCGGCCTCGCCATCCTCGACGCCATCGCCGCGCAGGACTACGATACCCTCGCCTCACGTCCCGTCGTCACTAAGGCCGCCAAACTCCGCCTTCTCGGCGGCGCGCTCTGGGGCAAGCTCACCTCCGCTTTCAGGCCCAGGCCGGGGAA